One genomic segment of Gottschalkia acidurici 9a includes these proteins:
- a CDS encoding ABC transporter substrate-binding protein, protein MLSTAILLSGCGINVQNADKSGKADTQSTASPKKESESSEASNLKIPKDAKIVAGTVMASELLDLLDIELVGVPSTKKGLPERYNGLTEIGMSMKPDIEKIVSLGTNVLVTDSTLKESLDVQLKGKDIDIIYMNNNSYEDLIKTIESLGKAFEKEDKAEKVIKDMKQKEEQIMKKIEGKKSPKVMVIFGTTESFMLATKDSFVGSLVEKLGATNITEEIDQKGTTPYVPFSLEQVAKLDPDMILCLTHMEVEASKAAFDKEFSKGLWKNMHVIKNNKVYSLDPEYFGVTANSRASESLERLADILYK, encoded by the coding sequence ATGCTTTCGACAGCTATTTTACTTTCAGGTTGTGGTATAAATGTACAAAACGCAGATAAGTCAGGTAAAGCAGATACACAGAGTACAGCATCACCAAAGAAAGAAAGTGAGTCTAGTGAAGCTAGTAATTTAAAGATACCTAAAGATGCAAAAATAGTAGCAGGTACAGTTATGGCCTCAGAACTACTAGATTTACTAGATATAGAATTAGTAGGAGTTCCTAGTACAAAAAAAGGCTTACCAGAAAGATATAATGGACTAACAGAAATAGGGATGTCTATGAAGCCAGATATAGAAAAAATAGTTTCATTAGGAACGAATGTGTTAGTAACAGATTCAACTTTAAAGGAATCGTTAGACGTACAATTAAAGGGAAAAGATATAGATATAATATACATGAACAATAATTCTTATGAAGATTTAATCAAAACTATAGAATCACTAGGAAAAGCATTTGAAAAAGAAGATAAAGCTGAAAAGGTTATAAAAGATATGAAGCAAAAAGAAGAGCAAATTATGAAAAAGATAGAAGGTAAGAAGAGTCCTAAAGTCATGGTTATATTTGGAACAACAGAAAGCTTTATGTTAGCAACTAAAGATTCTTTTGTAGGAAGTTTAGTGGAGAAACTAGGGGCTACTAACATAACAGAAGAAATTGACCAAAAGGGAACTACACCTTACGTTCCGTTTAGTCTAGAGCAAGTGGCTAAGTTAGATCCTGATATGATACTTTGTTTAACTCATATGGAAGTAGAGGCGAGTAAAGCTGCATTTGATAAAGAGTTCTCTAAAGGGCTGTGGAAAAATATGCACGTAATAAAAAATAATAAAGTATATAGCTTAGATCCTGAGTACTTTGGAGTAACTGCAAATAGTAGAGCAAGTGAAAGTTTAGAAAGACTAGCAGATATACTTTATAAATAG
- a CDS encoding FecCD family ABC transporter permease: MATKLVEKSENKIIIISISIMLLIFSIVLSIRLGSVDYTLGEIINLMKSSEMTPDKNVILYIRLPRIILSMILGANLAVSGALLQSVMQNPLADPGLTGVSSGASLAAIIVMLMFPMYSNLVPLVAFLGGTIACGLVYMLAWKDGIKPVRIILAGVAVNAMLGGGTNLLSILYNDKIQGILLWVNGSISGKNWADIKLISIYSFIGLILSILCIRKANILQLGDEMATNLGVDISKYRLIISLVAVFIAAVSTSLVGIIGFVGLVVPHISRLLIGSDYKYLLPLSIIIGSILLVLGDTFARTVASPIELPVGIIMAIIGGPFFLYLLRKGQKQ; encoded by the coding sequence ATGGCAACAAAACTGGTGGAAAAAAGCGAGAATAAAATAATAATAATTAGTATTTCTATAATGCTATTGATATTTTCAATTGTACTTTCAATTAGACTTGGAAGCGTAGATTATACTCTAGGTGAAATAATAAATTTAATGAAGAGCAGTGAAATGACTCCCGATAAAAATGTGATTTTATATATAAGACTTCCAAGAATCATACTTTCAATGATATTAGGAGCTAACTTAGCAGTATCCGGAGCACTACTTCAATCAGTTATGCAAAATCCATTAGCAGATCCAGGACTAACAGGTGTGTCATCAGGTGCTAGCTTAGCAGCTATAATTGTAATGTTAATGTTCCCAATGTATTCTAATTTAGTTCCTTTAGTTGCATTTTTAGGTGGTACAATAGCGTGTGGTCTAGTTTATATGCTAGCTTGGAAAGATGGTATAAAACCAGTAAGAATAATATTAGCAGGTGTAGCTGTGAATGCTATGCTAGGTGGAGGTACAAACCTTCTGTCAATATTATACAACGATAAAATACAAGGGATACTTTTATGGGTAAACGGAAGTATTAGTGGAAAGAATTGGGCAGATATAAAGCTTATAAGTATATATAGTTTTATAGGACTAATTTTGTCCATACTTTGTATAAGAAAGGCTAATATACTTCAGCTGGGAGATGAAATGGCAACAAACTTAGGTGTAGATATAAGTAAGTATAGATTAATAATATCTTTAGTTGCAGTATTTATAGCAGCAGTATCTACATCATTAGTAGGTATTATAGGATTCGTAGGTCTTGTAGTTCCTCATATATCAAGACTTCTTATAGGTTCAGACTATAAATATTTACTACCTTTAAGCATAATAATCGGAAGTATATTACTTGTATTAGGAGATACATTTGCTAGAACAGTTGCAAGTCCTATAGAATTGCCTGTAGGTATAATAATGGCTATAATTGGCGGTCCATTCTTCCTATATTTATTAAGAAAGGGGCAAAAGCAATGA
- a CDS encoding ABC transporter ATP-binding protein yields MIGAEKLCIGYEEKIIVNDFSFNAEKGEVISIIGPNGSGKSTLLKAISRFIKAKEGLVYFDKRDMSKMNIKDIAKEMASLSQYNRSPEDITVKELIYYGRVPHKKWYEKRNSEDEDIISWAIKETSLGGYENKKVSSLSGGERQRVWIAMALAQKPKILLLDEPTTYLDICHQLEVMELIRKLNKTLNLTVIMVLHDLGHAAKYSDKVIVIKRGNLVVEGSPEKVLTRELIKDVYNVDTCIRKDIIKGELMIYPIEVCKREEGREAYE; encoded by the coding sequence ATGATAGGTGCTGAGAAGTTATGCATAGGGTATGAAGAGAAAATTATAGTAAATGATTTTTCGTTTAATGCAGAAAAAGGAGAAGTTATATCTATAATAGGGCCTAATGGATCAGGAAAATCTACTTTACTAAAAGCTATATCAAGATTCATAAAAGCTAAAGAAGGTTTAGTTTATTTTGATAAAAGAGATATGAGTAAAATGAACATAAAAGATATAGCTAAAGAAATGGCATCGCTATCACAGTATAATAGAAGCCCAGAAGATATAACAGTGAAAGAGTTAATTTACTACGGAAGAGTACCTCATAAGAAGTGGTATGAAAAAAGAAATTCTGAAGATGAAGATATAATAAGTTGGGCCATCAAGGAAACCTCATTAGGAGGATATGAGAATAAGAAGGTATCTTCACTTTCTGGTGGTGAAAGACAAAGAGTTTGGATAGCGATGGCTTTAGCACAAAAACCTAAAATTCTTTTGCTAGATGAGCCTACCACTTATCTAGACATATGCCATCAGTTAGAGGTAATGGAACTTATAAGGAAGTTGAATAAAACTTTAAACCTTACAGTAATTATGGTCTTACATGACTTAGGCCACGCTGCTAAATATAGCGACAAAGTTATAGTAATTAAAAGAGGTAACTTAGTAGTAGAAGGTTCTCCGGAGAAAGTCTTAACTAGAGAACTTATAAAGGATGTCTATAATGTAGACACATGTATAAGAAAAGATATCATAAAGGGTGAGCTTATGATATATCCTATAGAAGTTTGTAAAAGAGAAGAAGGACGTGAAGCTTATGAGTAG
- a CDS encoding nitrogenase component 1, with protein sequence MSSLNTILKLTDINTREDIKPLSYAMFPGTHCPLFGVTMIASFIEDLVVVVLGTQECTYYSKDFAYLRQKGKDNFYSLVVNKHDITFGCEEKIKEAIKYIDMNMKPKAIMMVTTCVLEVIGEDTEGIKNLLQDDINAKLLVVKTEHFKCNNHIVGMEDALEELIVLMEPQQKEKGSINILGHRQHDIEKTELFKILKDENIKINTIIPSESSIESLEIAPRGELNLVTDFVALPLAREMEKKFDIPFIYFDKYLSMERIKEGYTKIQNVLDINISDRLKAKEKELELMIEEAREKLSGKTFMYGNTPMNAFEVSSFLSSIGIEPIVIQARDLYENDKIYIEEIRARNYNPYVTKIANISPLRKLYDEFKPDFYIGHENPMELARRGIVQVTLDEATKGLGYEVCMTSIKKILLCLEQSKSMGGIKHGAI encoded by the coding sequence ATGAGTAGTTTAAATACTATACTAAAATTAACAGATATAAATACCAGAGAAGATATTAAACCATTGTCTTATGCAATGTTTCCAGGAACTCACTGTCCATTATTTGGTGTGACTATGATAGCATCATTTATAGAAGATTTAGTAGTCGTAGTTTTAGGAACACAGGAATGCACTTATTACTCTAAAGACTTTGCATACTTGAGACAAAAAGGAAAAGATAATTTCTATTCTTTAGTTGTTAACAAGCATGATATAACGTTTGGCTGTGAAGAAAAGATAAAAGAAGCTATAAAATATATAGACATGAATATGAAGCCAAAAGCAATAATGATGGTAACAACTTGTGTATTAGAAGTTATAGGTGAAGATACAGAAGGGATAAAGAACTTATTACAGGACGATATAAATGCTAAACTTTTAGTAGTAAAGACAGAACACTTTAAATGCAATAATCATATTGTGGGCATGGAAGATGCGCTAGAGGAACTAATAGTCCTAATGGAACCTCAGCAAAAAGAAAAGGGAAGCATAAATATACTAGGTCATAGACAGCATGATATAGAAAAGACAGAATTGTTTAAAATTTTAAAAGATGAAAATATAAAAATAAATACTATAATACCATCAGAATCAAGTATAGAAAGTTTAGAAATAGCACCAAGAGGGGAACTAAACTTAGTAACAGATTTTGTAGCACTACCTTTAGCTAGAGAAATGGAGAAGAAGTTTGATATACCTTTTATATATTTTGACAAGTATTTGTCTATGGAAAGGATAAAAGAAGGATATACAAAGATACAAAATGTTCTCGATATAAATATATCAGACAGATTGAAGGCAAAAGAAAAAGAACTTGAATTAATGATTGAAGAAGCTAGAGAAAAGTTAAGTGGAAAAACCTTCATGTATGGAAATACTCCTATGAACGCATTTGAGGTTTCAAGCTTTTTAAGTAGTATAGGTATTGAACCTATAGTTATACAAGCAAGAGACTTATATGAGAATGATAAAATATATATAGAAGAAATAAGAGCAAGAAATTATAATCCATACGTAACTAAAATAGCTAATATATCACCTTTAAGAAAGCTTTATGATGAATTTAAGCCAGACTTTTATATAGGTCATGAAAACCCTATGGAATTAGCTAGAAGAGGTATAGTTCAAGTAACATTAGATGAGGCAACTAAGGGGTTAGGATATGAAGTATGTATGACTAGTATAAAGAAG